The Candidatus Epulonipiscium sp. sequence ACATAGATTCAATGAATGAAATCGCAGGAAATGCAGTAAAAACTGCAGAGGATGGGCAGGTCTATGTAGAAGAATCTATTGCCAAAATCAATAAGCTTAAAAATACCATAGAAAGAACCAACCAAACTATTACTTCTCTGAGCAAAAGTTCGAGCGAAATTGGTAATATTTCTCAAATTATTACCAGTATCTCCAGTCAAACTAATCTTCTTGCTTTGAATGCTTCTATCGAAGCAGCTAGGGCTGGTGAACACGGTAAAGGTTTTGCCGTGGTTGCAGAGGAAGTTAGAAAACTTGCAGAGCAATCTTCAAAATCTGCAGAAGATATTACTAATTTAATTTCGGGGTTACAGCAACAAACTTCTGAAGTCTCTGAAATTATGTCTAGCAGTGCGGCAGAGGTAACCGAAACCGTGACGGCTGTTAATAAGGCAGGGGATGCTTTTGAGTCTATCAACCAATTTGTTGAAACAATACTAACCCAGTCGAATACAATCAACAGAACAATCGACCTTATATTAGAAAGCATGAAATCTATCTCTTATGCTGTAGAGGCTGCTGCCTCCGCCTCATCTAAAGGGGACAATATCTATGATGATTTAATAGATAATAATCAAAACCAGGTGCAGGCTATTTCAGAATTAAGGCAAGTAAGTGATAGCATGACCAATAAGCTTAATTCTCTACAAAGATTTGTAAACACATTAAATCAATAAAGTAATAAACAAAAAATAAGCAGAAAACTTCTGCTTATTTTTTGTTTATAATAAATTTGGCTAATAATCAAAATCTTATTGAAACTTAGTATATAATGTGTATAATTAATTTAATGCATATATTATGTACCAAATCCGATAGATTCATCGCCAAAAAACTTCATCGTATGTTAAAGACCTTTAAGGTTCCCCTGGGACTCCACAGTCCCAGTGGGTCTTTCCCCATAATCTTCGTTTTACACCGAAAGAAATTATTAATGAAGATGGAAACGAGGCCTGAAATCAACTAGGTGAATTCCTTAAGTGGTGGAGAAAAGATTAAGTACTATATTATTGACTAAAATATGCGTTTGCATTCTTTTTTAAATAAAATAATTTGTATATGAGGTGATTTTATGAGTTATATTTATATTTCCTATGCCCCTAATGATAAGCTTGTTGCCGAAGAAGTATGTCAGGGCCTAGAGCAGAGAGGAATAAAATGTTTTGTTTCCTCTAGGGATGTTAAGCTTGGTCAAAACTATGGAGAAGCAATCCTTAATGCCATTGAAAATTGTATGGCTATGGTTGTTATTTTTTCTTCCAATTCCAACTCTTCGCAACAAGTCTTTAGAGAACTAAGTAAAGCCACAGAAAAGGATTTAACAATTATTCCATTTATAGTTGAGGAGATTCAGCCCTCTAAATCCATGGAATATTATTTATCAGTACCCCTTGTCCTCAATGTTTCTAATGAACCACTAGAACAAGGCATTGCAAAATTAGAAAGTACTATTAGGAATGCAGAAGACCCCACCCATATTAAATCACCTATAAACCAGCACTCTCCCTCTCCTGCTCCTATTAGTAATAAAAAAAGTAGCAGCCCTACTATTATCTTAGCCATTACTATCGTAGGATGTTTTTTAGTTATTGTTATTTTTATTAGTATGATAACTGTTTCTTTACTTAAATATAAACAAAACACCAATGGTATTGTTCATCATATTGATAGTAGTACCTCTATGGCTGATTCTGATACTTCAGATATCCCTGATATATTAGCAACCCAAGACACTCCTACCTCTGATGTTACGAAGAACATAGAAACTTCTCTACAGGATGTAGAAAAATCCTCCGACCCCATTAATGATAAATATCATTTTGTCCATTCTACTTTACCCGTAGGAGAAAATTTAACCTATACAACCGACGTAAATAAAATAGAAGTGATATCAAATTCATACCAAAAAGCAGAATTTATCTCAACTGATGCATCAGTTTGCTTATCCAATATTATCGATTCTCTTGGTTGGAGTGCCTATGAGGAATATTATAAAGATCCAGAAAACATATATTCTGATTTTCATGAATCCTATATCAAAGAAGATCTCGAATACTATATAAAATTAAGTCAGGAAATTTTCGAGCATACTTGGGATTTTGATAATGATTTTTCTATCAAGTATAAAGCTAAAAATCCTTTACCTATTGAATTGGCCTTAAATCCGGAAGGTAAGCTAGATGGAGTTATCCTTGAAGTAGATATAGTTATTACTGCCGAAGAAGTAATAACAAAAAAGCATAAATATTATTTTAAATATGTTGAAAAAGATGATAGATATAGATATGTAGGTGAAGTTGAATAAAGTGAAACTAGGCATCCTATTACCCGAAATTAATAAACAGGCATTTTTCTAGTCTTTTAGAGTATATGCGAAGAATCTAGGATATTAAATTCTTCGCTATACTCAGGTTGGTGACCTTAATTATTGTTATGATTATCATCATGGAGTACTTGATCTATTATTATAACAAGTGCTATTATTAAAGCTTGATTTTCTTTATCATCTATCTCTACTCCATAAGTATCCCTAATTGAAAAAAACTTTTACTTACAAATGCTACTACCCTCCCATCCTTTTTAATTCTAAAGTCATATCCGAAGAAATCCCCCTCTATACTATATTTTCCCTGATTACTATCTATATCAAATTTTGGTCTAAAAAACGTAAATTCTTTTTTTTACCTTGGCTACATATTGATTATCCATGTAAATAGAATACTCCGGAAGGAATCTAAATAACTTCTGTTCTATATACACTCTTTCCTTTCCATTTTCATCATATATTCTTAGTTTATCACCTAGGGCAAATACCTTTCCTTTTACATAATATCTTTTGTTTCCATATTCATCTAAGATATTAAAGTCATCTCCAAAGCTTAATATTTTTTGTTTGATTTGATATTTCATATACATTCCCCCTTAGGATTTCTTAACTGCTTTGACATTTTTTATTTCATAATATAGTTATTATACCTCTAAAATTTAACATATGAAAGAAAAAACTGCTAACTAAGTTAGCAGTTCCTTATAGGTAAAAATCATGATTTTTTATAGTGCGATAGAACCTTCTGTTTTTTATAATCCAATTGTTTGTTGCTTTTCTTGGATTTAAGAAATATAAAGACTCTCCTATATTATTAGTTCCTTCTAACGCTGCTGTAGCAGCCTTTATACTATCCCCGGAGGGGTTATTATATATTGTACCATTAGCCACGGGAGTATATTGTACTCCCCAGTTTCTATCAAATATTACCCCTTTTATAGTATCTGGAAAATCCTTATTTCTTTTTCTGTTTATAATACAATTTGCCACTGCTAATTTACCTTCATAAGGTTCCCCCCCCTGCTTCTGCTTCAACTATTCTAGAAAGCCAATATATATCTTCCTCTGAATAAGATAATACTGGGGAAATAACTGTTTCTTGGGATCTTTTTTCAACATATTGATCTGTAAATAATCTTACATAGGCATTGCCCTCATCCCATTCAACATTTAAATCAAAGGCTTCCGCTACAAATCTAAGGGGCACGAAGGTTCTGCCCTTGTATATGTTAATAGGGGCATCTAACTCTATGGTTTCATCATTTATGAAAGCATAGGTTTTTCTAATAGGCAGACGAAGAATTACACTATTTTTCATTAGGATTGCTTCTTCATTATCATTATTCCAATTTATATCCTTTACTCCTATAGCTTCTGCAATAAATCGAATAGGTACAAAGGTAAGCCCTCCCTCCATATACGGTGCCTCATCGGTGACTATAGCCTTATTATCTAAAAAGACCTTAATTGTTTTATTTCCTGCAATAGGGCGAAGCTTTAGCAGATTTCCTATATATAATTCACTTTTTCCATTTAGACTGTTTATTTGGTTAGAACTTATGTTATATTTTTGTGAAATAGTCGTTACATTGTCACCCTGTTGTACAGTATGCATTATATAAGACGATGCATAAGCATTAATTGGGGCCCCTATAAGTAAAATAAAAAATAAAGTTCTAGCTATCATTCGTTTCATAATTACCACCCTTTAAAATTATTTAAAAACTATATCAAAATTGTTACTTAATTCATGTCTATTGTAACACTTTCTTAACAATTTACAAGAGGTGTTTTTTGGAAGTATTTATATTATCAAAACGAATATACTATTATAATGTAGAAAGCCAATTAAAACATTGGTTTTCTATGGAAGAACCACCGTTAGAACTTGGTCTATGGAAAGAGAAAGGACTGAGTCTATGGAAATCTATATTAAGAGGTTTTTTCTTTTCATTGTTTTATTTATTCCCTTAATACTCTCACCTTCACCAGCGGTTAAAGCTACTACTCCTAACTTTATCATTACTAATGGTTCTAAAACCCAGAAGAAAATCGCCCTAACCTTTGATGATGGCCCTGATAACAATTATACTCTACAAATACTCAATGTCCTTAGAAAACATAATACTAAAGCAACCTTCTTCCTTTTAGGAGTAAAAACAAAAGAATATCCTTCTGTGGCAAAGTTAATTGTAGATGAAGGTCATGTTATAGGCAATCACACTTATAATCATCCTAACCTTTATAAAAAAGACCTTCAAACCTTTAGAAATGAAGTAGAAATGACCCAAGAATTAATTTTTAAAACTACAGGTATTAGACCAAATTTATTCCGTGCTCCTTATGGAAATATTAATGAAAATCAACTATCAGAACTTAAGTCTATGGGACTTACTGCAGTAGGGTGGTCTGTAGATTCATTGGATTGGAAAAGCCTTCCCTCGAAAGCTATTGAAACCAATGTAATGCCTAATATTGATTCCGGTTCCATTATCCTTATGCACTGTGCCGGCCATCATACTCAAAATCTAACAGGAACAGCCAATGCCTTAGATAAAATGATTCCCACACTTAAGGATAAAGGATATGAGTTCGTTACTATTGCCGAACTTATGAATAAGGAGTTTGTTATGAATAAGGAATAAATTAATTTGTGGGCTTTTTTCCACTTATCCACATTGTATCCACAAATTGTGGATACAATGTATTTTAATGGAATCCGATTCTTCATAATAGTAAAGCCTCTAGGTTTTTACCTAGAGGCTTTTACTCAAATAATATTATTCTACTTCTTTTAATCTCCAAGAATAGGTTGTAAAATCTCCAAAAGTATTTTCTACATTTATTCCTGAGTACATTAATTCATCTCCACCAACTATTATATCTCTTCCATCTATTTGGTAAGTAGTTTTTTCATTAAGTCCTTTTAATTTTAGCTTTTTTGAAACCCCAAAGGGTTCTGCAAGTACTTTAAAGTAAAATACCATGGCTTCTTTTTTATCTTCTGTAACAAACATCCATGCAGTTTCATTTCCTTCAAAAGGGCTTAATATTCTATAGAAATCTCCAAATTGAGTTATATGTCTTATATCCTTAAAATACTCAATTTGTTTCTTTACTGTTTCTTTTTCTTCCTCAGTAAGTTTGGTAAGGTCCAATTCATAGCCAAAAGTTCCTCCCATAGCCACATTACCTCTTATATCAAAACCCGCTTCTCTTCCTATCTGATGGTTTGGAGAAGCAGAAACATGGGCTCCTATAGATACAGGGGGATACGCCATGGTTGTACCATACTGTATCTTTAGTCGTTCTACCGCATCAGAATCATCACTAGCCCAAGTTTGAGGCATATAGTATAACATTCCAGGGTCAAATCTTCCTCCCCCCGATGAACAACTTTCAAATAATATATTAGGAAATTTAGAAGTAACTTCTTCCAATATGTAATAAAGCCCTAAAACATACCTGTGAACTGTTTCCCTTTGGTTTTTACTAGGAAGGACTGCAGAGCCTATATCTGTTAAGGATCTATTCATATCCCATTTCACATAAGATATGGGGGTGCTACTTAATATATTAGAAACCATTTCTATTATTTTATCACATACTTCCTTCCTGGTTAAATCTAATACCAATTGATTTCTTTGATATTTCCATTGGGCGGGGGTTCTATTAGGGACATGAATGCACCAATCAGGATGTGCCCTATATAAATCACTATCTGGTGATACCATTTCTGGTTCAAACCACAAACCAAACCTTATTCCCTTTTTAGTTATGTTCTCAACCAAATTGTCAAGGCCCTCAGGTAACTTTTTTAAATCTACTACCCAATCTCCCAAGGAACAATTATCGGAATCCCTTTTCCCAAACCATCCATCATCCAATACAAAGAGCTCCATCCCTAATTCCTTACCGATAGAAGCTATTTCTTCTATTTTTTTTGCATCAAAATTAAAATAGGTTGCTTCCCAATTATTGATTAAAATAGGTCTTTCCTTATCCCTATATGCCCCTTTGCATAATCTTTCCCTATATAACTTATGATATGTCCTTGACATTTCCCCTAGCCCATTAGATGAATAAACCATGATTGCTTCGGGGGTTTGAAAAGATTGACCAGGTTCTAGGTTCCATTCGAAATCAAAAGGGTTGATTCCCATTTGCACCCTCGTAGTGAAAAATTGGTCCACTTCCACCTGGGCTAAAAAGCTTCCGCTATAAGCCAAATTAAAAGCATAAACATCGCCAAAATCCTCATTGGCATCCTTACTTAACAGAGCAATAAATGGGTTCTGCTGATGGCTGCTTATTCCCCTTTTACTGTCTATAGATTGTATGCCAGGAATTAAAGCCCTTCTATAAATATGTCTCTCTCTTGCCCAGGCACCTGAAAGTTGTAAAACATCATAGTTAGAGTTATTAAAATCCACATTAAAACTAAGTGCTCTTTTTATCTTAAACTCCTTATTTGATTTGTTTATAAGTTTTGCATTCCTTGTTATAACATTATAGTTTTCGAAAACTGCATAGGAAAGCACAATCTCAAGCCTGGAAATGGTATCCTCTAATACAATTTCCAAGGTATCTGCCTCATTTTCACTCTCTACATATGTAGATGGCAATCCTTCCAAGGGCCTTTTACCTGAAAATATACGATGATTTAAATATTTTAACTCCCCTGTTGTGGAACCATTTTCCAGTTGGATTTCATAAGAAGGGGTTCTAAAATCCCCGGTTCCATAGGCAGAGTATTCTTGTAAAACTGCATCTAAGTTTACAACTTCCTCTCCAATATCCTTATTAGTGATGCTAAAATTTTTGATCCGTTTTCCCCAGTATACATGGGATAAGTACCCTGCATCATAAATTTGCATTATATAGCTGGTCTTATTTGTGTGAAGATAAAATAACTTGCTTTTTTCATCATAAATAATAGACATGCTATCCCTCCAATATAATATTGTAAATCTTAGGTTAACGTTTACTTTAATTATACCACATTTATAGAAAAAGTTAACTATAAATTATCTTTTAATAATAAAAGGTACCTGAAATAAGTTGGGAAATCTTTAATCTTATTTCAGGTACCTTTTTAATTTTCTGTAATTATATTCACTGCAATAGGAAGACTGGAACCACCGGCATTCATCATTTCAAATTCAAGAGTTTTCTCCTCACCGTCTTCTAGAGTATATTCTATTATTGTTGTTGCTTCCTCCGAATTCATTTCGGGGGTAATGAAAAAGCCCGCATCGGTTTTAACAGCTGCTGCACACCTTCCTCCCCGTGGATTTAATCTAATCTTAATGATTTTAGTTTTACCTGTGTTATTTGCAACTGGAATCTTTATTCTATAGGTAGCCCCATAGTGACCGATATTACCTATAGTTCCATATTCCTTTCCGAAACTGCTCTCCGCTGAAAAAAGATTATCAGTTACCTTATTAGATACGGAATATGCTGTTTGATAAGTACCTGCTTCATATAGAGGAAGCTCTGTTTCAATCATAGCAAAGTCCCATGTTCCCCTTGGGTGTTTATTATCCAAATCTAAAGGCAATGGGAATTCCTTAATTGCCATTAAATTTGTGTTATCATTTTGACTCACAACCGTACGAATTATGTAATCTAGTTCTCCGGTTCCCGATTTCTTTTTCACTTTAAATTCGTGCTGAAATTCAATTAGATTTCCAGAACTAACATAAAAATCATCCATTAAAAGTGTTTCCCCCGGCTTCATTACGGTCTTTCGCATCGGGATTATAGGTAGCTTATTGCTAATACCTAGCTCTGCAACTTTTAAACCAACATCGTATATAGCCCATCCTCTGCTAGTACTCCTTGCAATACCCCTTGGCAATACTACTTCTATCTCGTTAGTGGTAGATAAGTTTTCAATGGTAATGCCTATAGTTATAGGTTCATAAAACCCGTTTTCATGATATCCAAAAACTATATGGTCTATAGAATCTTCATCACTTTTAACAAGATCCTGCCAAAGAGTTGCTGAATCATATGGAAGAGTCCTTTCACTGATTTTTTCAGGATTATCACTGACCATAAGTCTTGTATTCCCTACTGGGATTGGCTCCGGTACATTTTTAGGAACAACTCCTCCCCCAATAAACTCCTTCGGTAATATTGGAAGTACAAATGCAATTTGTTTATTATGTATGTTTATTTCTTTCGTCGCAGCATTCCAGGCCGTCGTTGCATTGAAAACTTGTTCAAGCAATTTAACTGGAATATATATCGTTTCCTTATACTCAATAATTTTTCCTACTGGTTGAATGGAATTACCATTAACAGTTGCTGTTTTTTCCCCTATACTAATTCTTAATTCTGTCTCATTTTTTATTGCAACTATTTCTCCCGTCATATAATCTCTATATATCTTGGCACCCATATGTTTTAAAATAGGTTCTGCTGGGAGCAATCCAATTCCATTCGCTATAACAGGATTAAAAGGGATATTTACAATCTTTTTATCTACATATATATTCATATTAGTAAATTCTTGTACTTTAGGTTCCACAACAAAGTTAGTTGTTATTTCGGCTGTTCTTGTGTTAGAATCCCATTTTACATGGCCTCCGAAGGCTTCTCCTATAAACCTCAGTGGAACATATGTACTATCCCTATATATAATCGCTGGCTGATCTAATTGCACAGACTCTTCATTTATAAAAGCCTTATCAGAATTAATGGCTATTTGTATGGCGGTATTTTCCCTAAATGCATATACTGTTTTTTCCACCGCATTCCAGTTAACCTTTATACCCATTGCCTCAAATAATGATCTTAAAGGAACTAAAATTCTACCATTTTCAATTATTGGTTGAGTAGATGGTTGGAACCTTTCTCCATTAATAATGATGTTAACTTGTGTTTCAGGATTTTTGTTTTGCTGTCCATTATTTTGTGCAAATACTTTTCCCCCTGAAATATTAAAAATCATGATTATTAGAATTGTGAATGTCAGTATTTTTTTTGTCCCCTTCATGTCATACCTCACTTATCTATATTATCCTTTAACTCTGCTAAAACCTCCAAATATTCGTATCTTTTTAAGCTATTCTTCTTAATAGATGGATTAATTCCAAAATTATCGCTATAAAATCTCTTTATATCTTCCTTAGTGGCAATAGAATCCTCTTTATCCATTAAATCTAATCTTTTATAATGTGAAAATCCTAAATAATAAGGCTGCTTTAGATACATTGCCTTATCTTGTTTGGAATTGCAGATTTTATTAAGTTCCTTTTTATAATCCTCCTTTGTTAAGGTCATCGTCACCATTTCTCCAAGAGTAAGATTTTTATCCGGCTTAAATTCATTGGTTTTATATCCTATAACAAAACCTTTTTGTTCTAACTCCCTAGCAATTTCAAAGTTTTTAGATATATCATGGAAATCTTCAAAAGGATATTGGTTCTTTAATTCTCTCACACTAACAACCTTATATCCATATTTCTTTAGTACTTCTAGCTGTTCTTTTAGAGCAGATGCTACTGGAGTCATCAAAGACATATTGTAGCCATCCTTTTGGAATATTATTTGACCATTTAGAGAACTAGAATCTGATTCGAGTATATTCTTTATTGGTTGGACCATATTTTTTACGTCTTCCTTATAACTTCCTACCGTAGGCATCCATCCACCGCCATCAAAACTAGCAGCTAAATAATCATATCCCATCATGGCATATGCTTCATAGGATGTAAATCCATCAGGCATCTTATCGATATAATGAGGTGGTCTTGACATAATTACTTCATAATTAAATTCTCTTTTAAGAAGATTATGTAATTCTGTCAGATCCGAAACAACTTCATGAATATTTGAAAAATGTTCCCTAGTACCATATACAATATTATTTCTACCAAATAGAACATGCCTATATCCATGATTTGAAATTTCATGCCCGTTATCTATAAGTGCCCTTATTAATTCTTTTTGATGCTTAGCACCTGCATACTTATCCTTACCAAACATGGGATAATGATCGTGTTTAACACCACTCCAAGTAGGCTTATTAATAGTACCTTCCCTATCCGGATAATTGTGTTCTGTTGTTCCAATAACATTAAATGTTCCCCTTGCCCCATGTTCTCCCATAATATCAATCAGTACCTTTGTAAGTCCG is a genomic window containing:
- a CDS encoding copper amine oxidase N-terminal domain-containing protein, with protein sequence MKGTKKILTFTILIIMIFNISGGKVFAQNNGQQNKNPETQVNIIINGERFQPSTQPIIENGRILVPLRSLFEAMGIKVNWNAVEKTVYAFRENTAIQIAINSDKAFINEESVQLDQPAIIYRDSTYVPLRFIGEAFGGHVKWDSNTRTAEITTNFVVEPKVQEFTNMNIYVDKKIVNIPFNPVIANGIGLLPAEPILKHMGAKIYRDYMTGEIVAIKNETELRISIGEKTATVNGNSIQPVGKIIEYKETIYIPVKLLEQVFNATTAWNAATKEINIHNKQIAFVLPILPKEFIGGGVVPKNVPEPIPVGNTRLMVSDNPEKISERTLPYDSATLWQDLVKSDEDSIDHIVFGYHENGFYEPITIGITIENLSTTNEIEVVLPRGIARSTSRGWAIYDVGLKVAELGISNKLPIIPMRKTVMKPGETLLMDDFYVSSGNLIEFQHEFKVKKKSGTGELDYIIRTVVSQNDNTNLMAIKEFPLPLDLDNKHPRGTWDFAMIETELPLYEAGTYQTAYSVSNKVTDNLFSAESSFGKEYGTIGNIGHYGATYRIKIPVANNTGKTKIIKIRLNPRGGRCAAAVKTDAGFFITPEMNSEEATTIIEYTLEDGEEKTLEFEMMNAGGSSLPIAVNIITEN
- a CDS encoding toll/interleukin-1 receptor domain-containing protein encodes the protein MSYIYISYAPNDKLVAEEVCQGLEQRGIKCFVSSRDVKLGQNYGEAILNAIENCMAMVVIFSSNSNSSQQVFRELSKATEKDLTIIPFIVEEIQPSKSMEYYLSVPLVLNVSNEPLEQGIAKLESTIRNAEDPTHIKSPINQHSPSPAPISNKKSSSPTIILAITIVGCFLVIVIFISMITVSLLKYKQNTNGIVHHIDSSTSMADSDTSDIPDILATQDTPTSDVTKNIETSLQDVEKSSDPINDKYHFVHSTLPVGENLTYTTDVNKIEVISNSYQKAEFISTDASVCLSNIIDSLGWSAYEEYYKDPENIYSDFHESYIKEDLEYYIKLSQEIFEHTWDFDNDFSIKYKAKNPLPIELALNPEGKLDGVILEVDIVITAEEVITKKHKYYFKYVEKDDRYRYVGEVE
- a CDS encoding LysM peptidoglycan-binding domain-containing protein, which encodes MKRMIARTLFFILLIGAPINAYASSYIMHTVQQGDNVTTISQKYNISSNQINSLNGKSELYIGNLLKLRPIAGNKTIKVFLDNKAIVTDEAPYMEGGLTFVPIRFIAEAIGVKDINWNNDNEEAILMKNSVILRLPIRKTYAFINDETIELDAPINIYKGRTFVPLRFVAEAFDLNVEWDEGNAYVRLFTDQYVEKRSQETVISPVLSYSEEDIYWLSRIVEAEAGGGTL
- a CDS encoding polysaccharide deacetylase family protein translates to MKIYALARKINKKIKQRRRENAGRYLSPVRRFEKFSVPEGENLVSMTFDDGPMNMPINPVIEPKYENCGLTKVLIDIMGEHGARGTFNVIGTTEHNYPDREGTINKPTWSGVKHDHYPMFGKDKYAGAKHQKELIRALIDNGHEISNHGYRHVLFGRNNIVYGTREHFSNIHEVVSDLTELHNLLKREFNYEVIMSRPPHYIDKMPDGFTSYEAYAMMGYDYLAASFDGGGWMPTVGSYKEDVKNMVQPIKNILESDSSSLNGQIIFQKDGYNMSLMTPVASALKEQLEVLKKYGYKVVSVRELKNQYPFEDFHDISKNFEIARELEQKGFVIGYKTNEFKPDKNLTLGEMVTMTLTKEDYKKELNKICNSKQDKAMYLKQPYYLGFSHYKRLDLMDKEDSIATKEDIKRFYSDNFGINPSIKKNSLKRYEYLEVLAELKDNIDK
- a CDS encoding polysaccharide deacetylase family protein, translating into MEIYIKRFFLFIVLFIPLILSPSPAVKATTPNFIITNGSKTQKKIALTFDDGPDNNYTLQILNVLRKHNTKATFFLLGVKTKEYPSVAKLIVDEGHVIGNHTYNHPNLYKKDLQTFRNEVEMTQELIFKTTGIRPNLFRAPYGNINENQLSELKSMGLTAVGWSVDSLDWKSLPSKAIETNVMPNIDSGSIILMHCAGHHTQNLTGTANALDKMIPTLKDKGYEFVTIAELMNKEFVMNKE
- a CDS encoding cell wall hydrolase, whose product is MANCIINRKRNKDFPDTIKGVIFDRNWGVQYTPVANGTIYNNPSGDSIKAATAALEGTNNIGESLYFLNPRKATNNWIIKNRRFYRTIKNHDFYL
- a CDS encoding alpha-galactosidase; the protein is MSIIYDEKSKLFYLHTNKTSYIMQIYDAGYLSHVYWGKRIKNFSITNKDIGEEVVNLDAVLQEYSAYGTGDFRTPSYEIQLENGSTTGELKYLNHRIFSGKRPLEGLPSTYVESENEADTLEIVLEDTISRLEIVLSYAVFENYNVITRNAKLINKSNKEFKIKRALSFNVDFNNSNYDVLQLSGAWARERHIYRRALIPGIQSIDSKRGISSHQQNPFIALLSKDANEDFGDVYAFNLAYSGSFLAQVEVDQFFTTRVQMGINPFDFEWNLEPGQSFQTPEAIMVYSSNGLGEMSRTYHKLYRERLCKGAYRDKERPILINNWEATYFNFDAKKIEEIASIGKELGMELFVLDDGWFGKRDSDNCSLGDWVVDLKKLPEGLDNLVENITKKGIRFGLWFEPEMVSPDSDLYRAHPDWCIHVPNRTPAQWKYQRNQLVLDLTRKEVCDKIIEMVSNILSSTPISYVKWDMNRSLTDIGSAVLPSKNQRETVHRYVLGLYYILEEVTSKFPNILFESCSSGGGRFDPGMLYYMPQTWASDDSDAVERLKIQYGTTMAYPPVSIGAHVSASPNHQIGREAGFDIRGNVAMGGTFGYELDLTKLTEEEKETVKKQIEYFKDIRHITQFGDFYRILSPFEGNETAWMFVTEDKKEAMVFYFKVLAEPFGVSKKLKLKGLNEKTTYQIDGRDIIVGGDELMYSGINVENTFGDFTTYSWRLKEVE